The sequence below is a genomic window from Rhinopithecus roxellana isolate Shanxi Qingling chromosome 7, ASM756505v1, whole genome shotgun sequence.
TCTTGGTTTTTTCTCCTCCCATCTCACGGCAGATAGCTGTGCTTATTTTTTGCATTCAATATTGACCACCACTATCCCTTCCTGTGCTCACTTCAGACACTGCTTATCAATTATGGCCCTCTCTTTCACTAAGCCTAAACACAGTCTTAGACCTTTATCACCATAATTTTTAATCAGTTGGGATTTGACACAATAAATGATTACTATTTTCTATGTCTAAACTAGAAGTTTACAATTCATTCCACAGTAGAGATGTAACTGTCTCAAATTTCTTCTtcaatctgtatatattttttagggCAAATTGCCAATGTTTGTTTTTATGGAAAAAGGCTTTTCTTCTTAATTCAATTTTTCCCCTAACCCacttcataaaaatggaatttttatgaGTAATAATTGACATTTTCCTTCTTACACATGTGGTCATACTGGAAGCTCTCAAAATGCTTGAAAATATCAacttttcttccagttttatgGTATAAAGAAGAGATCAAGAAACTTTTCTTGTAAAGGGCCATATAGCAAATTATTTCTGGCTTTTTAGGCCTCTGTCACCACTATTCAATTCTGCCATAATATGAAAACCACATAATGTGTAAACAAGCGGGCAGGACTGAGCTTCAATTGCCCTCAACTGTAACCTGCTCTATGATGTGCTGTTTATtagctttcttcccttccttgtcACATTTCCCCTACCAGAGCTCTGTAGGATCACCTCCTAAATAAACTGCTTGCACTAGAATCCAGTCCCTCAGGGTTGGTATCTAGGGTAAAATAAACTCAGGTAGCTgccaaagaaaaagcatttgtagaaatctttttaatacatttattaataCATGGCAAATACAGCTGACACTAAGACTGATGGTGAGAGAAATTGTGCgtataaaaagagaagacagatgTAAGAATACTGGGAAAAGATAAAGCACTCCACAAATACAGGGTGAGAGCATTAATACTATGGCTGTCTATTAGAGTTGGAGCCAGGAAATTGCTCTATAAAACACTGCCAGCTCACAGCTACCTATAATCATGGAGGCAAGCAGCAGTATGAATAATATAAAGCAGTAGATGATTGGGAAATTAATGACAACAGCTTTGAAGaacattatttgcatttttcatatCTTATTATGGATTTCTTTCAAATTTACAGTAAAGTTTGTAGAGTAACATAATATTCATATATGCATTTGCTGGAATGAAAAAATGACAACATTGGgtagtatttgttttatatctcttaaaaaagcaaaacattataAACACAGTTGAATATTCTTTTGTAATCTTAATCTaattccttccctcttttctcagAGGCAGCCATATTCATTAAATTGATATGTATTCTCTATGTTGAtggttttatgattttatttcatatatatgtctCTATAAGCAATATACAAGTCTTTGTGATTTTAAGATTTATACAAATAGCATCATGCTGCAGAAAGCATTCTGCAATTTAGCTGTGTTCACTCGACATTATCACTGAGACCCATCCATGCTAATAtgtattggttaaataaattcaCTTATCCTTAGGGAGATCCTCCCTTTACTCTGGAAGGAGCTATCTTGGAGAACCTTTAATaaaatagatcagtggttctcaactggtaGTGACTTTTGATCCCAGTGACATGTGGCAACGTCTGGAGTGAGGCCAGAcatgttgctaaacatcctacaaggcACAGGACAGCTCCGACAACAAAGAATTTTCTGATCCAAAATGTTAAttgtgctgaggctgagaaaccctgataCAGATGAAAGTTCTACATTCTTGTAGAATTCCTGAATATGAGGAAGTAACTCAACGCAGACCCTTCAAGCTGAGATAGCACATGTTCTGCTTGATGGATCACCAGAACTGTGCCTCTATTGCATTagagtattttcttctttcatgtgGATTTTAGACTGTTCTCTGCTTATTTTGGGGAactgtgtgtacatgcatgtgtattttGTGGGTATACAAATATTAtggtggggccaggcacagtggctcaagtctataatcccagcactttgggaggccgaggcgggcggatcacttgaggtcaggagttcaagaccagcctggccaacatggtgaagcactgtctctactaaaaatacaaaaattagctcggcatggtggcgcgtgcctgtaatttcagctacacaggaggctgaggaaggagaaatgcttgaacccaggatgcggaggttgcagtgagccgagatggcaccactgcactccaccctgggtgacaaagtgagactctgtctcgaaaaaaaaaaaacaaaaaaacaaaaaacacacacacacacacaaaactccaAATATTATGGTGGGGGTGGGCACATACTTGATCACCTCTTTTCCTTATGCTGATGGTAAAATGTAATGAAGAACTAAACTAAACTTGATGTAGCAAAAACTAACCATACTTCAGGGTCTCATACATGgtgttaaagataatttttttaatggtaaaatcGTGACTCTCCTATACAACACATACGAACACgtattaaagattttatttaactcattaataaGGAAAATGCTAAAGTATCAGCCAGTTCAAAGGAGAATACAAAGAACAGACACAGTTATAGACGTGAAATAGGGAAATGAATACGCAAATTGAGACAAAACGAGCCTTTTTTCACAGTAGGAGAGAGAAGTCAATAGAACCTCTATCCCTCTACTGGACAGGAAACAATTTGATGTCTATAAATAAGTGTTTTGCATTGGTATCAGTCATCAATAATTTACAGCATTGTAAAATAGCTCCTTTAGAATCAGATAACCCAGAGGGGTGAGTGTCCTCTGGGCTAGACAATGTCTAGTTTCCctctaaagcagttttttcttaCAATGAGGTAATTTTAAGACTGCGCAAGCCAGACTTTGGAAAATATACTGCCTTTGATTGTGATTATTTTGTTCAAGCTATGAAGCCCAGATCAATTGTTGAGTGGCTCGACTACAGGATTCCTACCACCTCACATCTGGGAAGAGGAAAATTCCAGGCAGGAAAATAAAGCCCAGCTTAGGCTTGAGAGAATTTGAAGGGCTTCTTTCTTTAAGCTGGGGGGCATGGAACCTGAACTCCCAGATAAGGAGATAACCTGGAGTTACCTGTTTCCTTTTGAGCTGCCTCCCTGCCACATGATGGACTGCTGGGAATTAGGCAGGGTTTCATATTTTGGGTTTGGACTTGTTAACTCTAAAGATCTACTTCTCTTGGCTGTTGGAAGTTATTCtctgttttcaatttccttttcctGGAATCTTCAAGATATGTTTTTTAAGGAGTATGGTTTCACCACAGTTTAGACATGGAAAATCTGGAGAGGGACTAACCTTGTCACAGTAGGGATGCATCAAGAGTTGTCACCAGGGGAGGAGAGTGGTGTCCATCAACATTCCTGTccagaagaaagacaaagaagcagGTGTAAAAGATGGTGACCAGTCCTAAGTATTTATGAGGCATTACCCTGGGACCTTAGAAATTGTTGGGGAAACAATTTAAATAGGGCCAGACTGATAAAGCCTGTGACTTGGGTTAACAGTTGTaggaacattttataaaattatgaatgtCTGGAAATAACAGCAATAAAGATGATGGGATAAAATATGCCATCTTTTAGATGGAAAATTTGGATGTTAATTTGGTTTGGAAAAGGTGAGCAATATTTAATAAGCAATGAGACTAAATCTACAGTGAGAAAAATTTAAGATCACGGCGATTCAGTTTTCCAGAGGGCTTAATCACCTACAATCTGAATTACTAGACTTAAGGCACCTTACTCAGAATTCATTGCATAAGCCTGTTACAGGAAATGTAGGATATACACTTCTACATTTGTGCAACATATTTAGATATAGgcaatttttttcatgtttagttCTATAATCTTAAATCTGAGATCATTCACTTTCTTGAGTACTTTATTTAGTAAGAATTAATAATATCCTAAACTTAAATCCTATACTGTCCAGCCTAAATGTCAAGGACTGGTAGATATGTCATTAGCTCTCAAATGGAATTTGCACCAGAAAGGCAGTGTGCCTGGTAGAAAGGTCTGGAACCTTGGTTTCAAATTTCAGTCCAGGCACTTACTAGCTGTAAAATCTTGAACAATTTGAATCTCATTGGGTTTTTACTTAATCATATATAAAATGTGGGAGTTAACCAGATGATCCTTAAGGGCTTATCTAGCTCAAAAACCCTGTAATTCTATAAATAAATCACTGTACAGGATCCATCTAATTTTGCATGGCAGGGGAACAGACATAACAACATGGAAAGGGAAGAGCCAGCACCTTTCACTTTTTCCCTCCTAAATTACTGACTAATCATCaagatttttccttttgaatGGTTTCTGAGATATCTTCAAATGTTGCCTTTCGTTCTTTTTATACCCAAACTCCTTCATGTATGAAGAGTAGAATagctaaattaaaataatgagaaaacatttgcatttattaaaactattaaaaatcaaaagaagtcaAATCTCAAGATAGCAAAACTGCAGAAAATAGCAATAAAATCCTTTTAGAAGACATTCTGATATACTTACCAAGTATAAATTTGTTTGACTCAGTAAaccctctatttcttttttttttttttttttgttatttagtttttatttcataatcataaacttaactctgcaatccaactaggcatgggagagaacaaggaaaacatggaacccaaagggaactgcagcgagagcacaaagattctaggatactgcgagcaaatggggtggaggggtgctctcctgagctacagaaggaatggtctggTGGTTAAGATAAAACATAAGTCAAACTTATTCGAGTTGTCCACAGTCAGCAATGGtgatcttcttgctggtcttgccattcctggacccaaagcgctccatggcctccacaatattcatgccttctttcactttgccaaagaccacatgcttgccatccaaccactcagtcttggcagtgcagatgaaaaactgggaaccatttgtgttgggtccagcatttgccatggacaagatgccaggacctgtatgctttaggatgaagttctcatcttcaaatttctccccatagatggacttgccaccagtgccattatggcgtgtgaagtcaccaccctgacacataaaccctggaataattctgtgaaagcaggaacccttataaccaaatcctttctctccagtgctcagagcacgaaaattttctgctgtctttggaaccTTGACTGCAAACAGCTCGAAGGAGACGCGGCCCAAGGGCTCGCCGTCGACGGCAATGTCGAAGAACACGGTAGGGTTGACCATGGCTAGTACTACAAGAATTTCCTCGGCGGCAGCGTCTGCAAAAGCCctctatttctaatttatattataGAACTATTATATTTCTCCAATTCTAAGGCAGTTTCAATTTTAAGAtacaatattaatttaataacatattttaaagaaaaaaatactactatctttatactaaaatatatcctgatataaattaaaagaaaaaaatatgtaccttggaatttaagaaatatgaaaatttaaaaggagaaaaatccacATGTATGAAGACATTTACagcagttatttaaaataattaaaaaaaaaaacagcgtcgcagcctggccaacatggtgaaaccccatctctactaaaaatacaaaaaaaattagcagggcgtggcgGTGCATACCTGTTGTAACAGttatttagaaggctgaggcaggagaatcacttgaacccaggaggcagaggttgca
It includes:
- the LOC104672407 gene encoding peptidyl-prolyl cis-trans isomerase A, with product MVNPTVFFDIAVDGEPLGRVSFELFAVKVPKTAENFRALSTGEKGFGYKGSCFHRIIPGFMCQGGDFTRHNGTGGKSIYGEKFEDENFILKHTGPGILSMANAGPNTNGSQFFICTAKTEWLDGKHVVFGKVKEGMNIVEAMERFGSRNGKTSKKITIADCGQLE